The DNA region AAAGCCACCTCGCCGACTTCTACCGGGAGCTGGGTGAACTCTTCGGCGTCGGCTTGACCCCCTTGAATCGCTATGGCAGCTTCACGGCCTTGCGCGCAAAATGGAAAGCTCACTGTCTCTCCACGCTGGCGCGCCCCATCCTGCTCATCGACGAAGCGCAGGAAGTCTCATCGCCTTGCCTGACCGAACTGCGATTGCTCCAAAGCGTCTGCTTCGACTCGGATAGCCTCCTGTTTACCATCCTGTGCGGAGACGGACGTCTGCCGGATCGGTTCCGCACACCTGAACTGTTGCCCCTGGGCAGCCGTATCCGCGCCCGACTTCACATGACTCCCCTTTCTCCGGAACAGCTCCAGGAATACCTCAGCTTCGCCCTCGAACAGGCCGGACATCCCCAACTGATGACACCAGAGCTGATCCGAACCCTGGCTGCGCATTCCTTAAACAACTTGCGCGTCCTCAACCATACGGCAGCCGATATGCTCGCCGCCGCCGCCGAACGAAATCTGCCTCGACTCGACGAATCTCTTTACTTTGAACTGTTTTCCCCAGCGCCTGCAAAACCTCGCCGAACCAAAGCGTCTTAGCCGTGATCGGCTCATACTTAAACCTATTAATCAAGGGGGGCTGCCGGGCCCCCACCGTTATTATGAGCGTCATCAATGCCTATGGACAGCACTTCTTTCAGCAAGGTGGAAATCGAGGAAATCGTCGCAATGGTGAGGCTCAACCGCTATAACCGGGGCCGCACCCACGGGGCCAATGCCATACGCCAGGAAATGGAATCCATGGGGGTCCGTCCATTACCCTCCCTCAGAAGCATCGCTCGAATCCTTACTCGTCTCGGCCTCTCGCACGGACGCACCGGTCATTATCCATAGCCCCTGTATTTTTCTTGGCCAGCATTCCCTCATTTATCGAGTCCACTCTCATCTTGTCGACCGGGTTGTATTGACCCGATTCGCCAAGATAAAAGCCCAAGTTGTTCTCAATGCTTAATAGCTTCATATCCTTGCCTCCTG from Desulfobaccales bacterium includes:
- a CDS encoding ATP-binding protein, which codes for MTDKNIRALYGLKYNPFLPNLPTDALWVTPEAEIFAHRVQALVPQGGFALITGDPGQGKSKTLQWIAQRLSKMPDITVGVMERPQSHLADFYRELGELFGVGLTPLNRYGSFTALRAKWKAHCLSTLARPILLIDEAQEVSSPCLTELRLLQSVCFDSDSLLFTILCGDGRLPDRFRTPELLPLGSRIRARLHMTPLSPEQLQEYLSFALEQAGHPQLMTPELIRTLAAHSLNNLRVLNHTAADMLAAAAERNLPRLDESLYFELFSPAPAKPRRTKAS